The Colias croceus chromosome 18, ilColCroc2.1 genome has a window encoding:
- the LOC123699777 gene encoding protein O-mannosyl-transferase 2 produces MTTKSDTKIWWITFGIICGATFLTRFYKVLEPDHVCWDETHFGKMASWYINRTFFFDVHPPLGKMLIALSGKLTGYDGKYPFEKPGDKFDGAKYEGMRIFCTTLGALIIPLTFLTIWEMTKSLDSTIIGTMLLLFDVGFLTLNRYILLDPILLFFMSSSMYGVFKVRSLTEAGLAPFSVRMLIWQLFLGASLACTMSVKFVGLFVVLFVGLRTIADLWNILGDLSQPVTLTVKHLIGRSFTLIIWPIMLYVFFFWIHLTVLSKSGNGDGFYSSGFQARLEGNSLHNASAPRVLAYGALITLKNHRTGGGYLHSHHHLYPPSAGARQQQITTYTHKDDNNKWLIKPYDRETVDGTQLVRSGDLVRLTHAATARNLHSHRERAPVTPKFLQVTGYGEDGIGDANDVWKVVVSGGKDGDEIQTVRSKLIFVHYLQSCVLTTTGKQLPKWGFEQQEVACNPNLRDKNALWNVEDNIFDGLPKMSFESYASGFFERLVESHAVMFQGNAGLKPKEGEITSQPWQWPINYRGQYFSGSAYRIYLLGNPVIWWANLAFLVLFFVIYVVNAIREKRAEAFGRPLQVDQTRSLLNGAGWSFVGWALHYVPFWAMGRVLYFHHYFPALIFSSMLTGILTEYLLRSLQSYLNRDAGTTLYHTAMGIILSATVYSFYLFAPLAYGMTGPHSTEPNSTMSGLKWLDTWEF; encoded by the exons ATGACAACAAAATCTGAtactaaaat atgGTGGATAACATTCGGCATTATATGTGGTGCGACTTTCTTGACTCGATTTTACAAAGTATTAGAACCAGACCATGTGTG tTGGGATGAGACGCATTTTGGGAAAATGGCTAGTTGGTACATAAATAGGACATTCTTCTTTGATGTACATCCACCATTAGGAAAA ATGCTCATTGCGCTATCTGGGAAGCTGACAGGGTACGATGGCAAATATCCATTTGAAAAGCCAGGAGACAAATTTGATGGTGCTAAATATGAAGGGATGCGGAtt TTCTGTACAACATTGGGTGCTCTCATAATACCTTTAACATTTTTGACAATATGGGAGATGACTAAATCCCTTGATTCAACAATAATAGGAACAATGCTATTGCTTTTTG aTGTTGGCTTCTTAACTTTAAACAGATATATTTTACTGGATCcaattctattattttttatgagcaGTTCTATGTATGGAGTGTTTAAG GTTAGATCTCTAACAGAGGCTGGCCTAGCACCATTCTCTGTTCGAATGTTGATATGGCAGCTGTTCCTTGGTGCGTCCCTCGCTTGTACCATGTCCGTGAAGTTTGTCGGCCTGTTTGTTGTGCTATTCGTCGGTCTCAGGACTATAGCCGATCTATGGAATATTCTAGGAGATTTATCACAGCCAgtt ACTCTTACTGTTAAACACCTGATTGGCAGGAGCTTTACATTAATCATTTGGCCCATCATGCTGTATGTGTTTTTCTTTTGGATTCACCTCACAGTGCTTAGTAAAAG TGGTAATGGCGACGGCTTCTACTCGTCCGGTTTCCAAGCTCGCCTCGAAGGCAACAGCTTGCACAACGCTAGCGCACCGCGCGTGCTTGCGTATGGCGCGCTAATAACATTGAAGAACCATAGAACGGGGGGAGGGTACCTGCATTCACACCACCACCTGTATCCGCCCTCGGCTGGAGCTCGTCAGCAGCAG ATAACCACATACACGCACAAGGACGACAACAACAAGTGGCTGATCAAGCCGTACGACCGCGAGACGGTGGACGGCACGCAGCTCGTACGCAGCGGCGATCTCGTGCGGCTCACGCACGCGGCAACCGCGCGGAACTTGCACTCGCACCGCGAACGTGCGCCCGTCACACCCAAGTTCCTGCAGGTCACCGGATATGGGGAG GATGGTATTGGAGACGCGAATGATGTATGGAAAGTTGTTGTTTCTGGCGGAAAAGATGGCGATGAAATACAAACAGTGCGAAGCAAGCTCATATTCGTTCACTATCTGCag TCTTGTGTGCTAACAACGACAGGCAAGCAACTGCCGAAGTGGGGCTTCGAACAACAAGAGGTGGCCTGTAATCCCAACTTGAGGGATAAAAATGCATTGTGGAACGTCGAGGATAATATCTTTGATGGAT TACCAAAAATGAGTTTTGAGTCGTACGCATCGGGCTTCTTTGAGCGCTTAGTGGAGTCCCACGCGGTCATGTTTCAAGGAAATGCGGGTCTCAAGCCCAAGGAGGGCGAGATCACCTCGCAGCCCTGGCAGTGGCCCATCAACTATAGA GGACAATATTTCTCAGGCAGCGCATACAGGATCTATCTACTCGGCAACCCAGTGATCTGGTGGGCGAACCTGGCCTTCCTTGTGTTGTTCTTTGTGATTTATGTTGTGAATGCTATACGAGAGAAACGGGCGGAGGCGTTTGGGCGACCGTTGCAAG TGGATCAAACTCGTTCTCTACTAAACGGAGCGGGCTGGAGTTTCGTTGGTTGGGCCCTGCATTATGTTCCCTTCTGGGCTATGGGTCGGGTACTATACTTTCATCATTACTTCCCTGCTCTTATCTTCAGTTCTATGCTCACTG GCATCCTCACAGAGTATCTTCTACGCAGTTTACAGAGCTATCTCAACCGAGATGCAGGTACAACACTATACCACACCGCTATGGGTATAATCCTGTCAGCGACTGTATACAGTTTCTATCTGTTCGCGCCACTCGCCTATGGTATGACGGGGCCACACTCGACAGAGCCTAATTCTACAATGAGCGGCTTGAAATGGCTCGATACTTGGGAGTTTTAA
- the LOC123699776 gene encoding uncharacterized protein LOC123699776, whose amino-acid sequence MVKLIAFLFIQYLLTTVCFSELTVEKGDKVLNGFIDFLNNLPNHPYVYNEGTLQNAQQEPNSDVIHIEVVLQGSDEEQLYGKKTVKCSADVIDLLEAGISVQNQPQCQEVEDVTVPNVHNEPNVEEADTTAPPHEPIHLDNEEQTEGVTSGEQFIAVPRRYLNASCAGCADHVNPDAPGVRELALLAVKHLDKHEPAFKHTLRDIVDVERQVQVINGIKYTLTLNIDFNNCTSPEELCDEIVPCKISILEKTWIKYPDGSKYRAITSNNCTEQWQFGDDGEEITDKDNNAVSNVNNADSDEYIHAKTNSALDAQPSKIKIIPDEVVKNIEEQIIPYKEIESSKTSLQHHPNSFNSVDVKSDHVKDLDAIPDNGKVQFVETHAENQKPIQFLTDEKKKAVDDLINFFNSAGFDFSTTDNSQRAKRSFDNDLKLLTVVEKFHKLKKNINNANLIYSLAQNMIDYLNEIDLEIKNRVLQDVISAEEENENYQHFFYIQARVIIPCDKLYCDDQRKRAKICNGVIESVDGGSPNILTTFCYDDVKKPSSIGRSMAVPLDDPLLKKMINQAIKKIESNSLNSNAISVKQVLDATTRRGSGAFTKVLVEIVFTNCNKTLSLKKRENCTILNSLGSNICEIIVFERYSLKEKDMTTTCSPRNTEETFSKSKETQNINQIYEDPIIAEMVQQALKQIELDSNQNNKQRVLQINSVTTQVLAGLLTEINFVVGYTTCKTDIENDIDEASCPLNNETPRKCQAIIWDRPWLEDGRQINVTCNSEDIPFSISRPKRSIQKNGLQGAQRKNDHNDPKYLNLAKESLNKYFLTSGVSEQYEQIKIKKVTTQVVSGTLIRLDFEATGPGNVITCHSKVWEQPWLKKKEINVTCNTDSELSREKRGIPGGKTEQDPNDPIFLNLAQESLNKYFVTSGASQQYEKIQIKRVTTQVVAGSLTRIDFEATGQGNVITCHSKVWDRPWLKKKEINVTCNTDNELSREKRGIPGGETEQDPNDPIFLNLAQESLNKYFVTSGASQQYEKIQIKRVTTQVVAGSLTRIDFETTGQGNVITCHSKVWDRPWLKKKEINVTCNTDSELSREKRGIPGGETEQDPNDPTFLNLAQESLNKYFVTSGATQQYEKIQIKKVTTQVVAGSLTRIDFEATGQGNVITCHSKVWDRPWLKKNEIDVTCHTDSEFSRQKRDIFGGETEQDPNDPQFLNLAQESLNKYFLSSGASQQYEKIQIKRVTTQVVAGSLTRIDFVATGHGNVISCHSEIWEQTWTGIKEITQVKCQTFKKKSRTRRTLRGGKTEENPNDPRFVNLAKESLRKYQMLKKSRSKHEVISVKKVNKQVASGIIYKIDYIALRKTCPNKKNMCRKPEGAKLYCHTKIWERPWLNNKEIAVDCYENDKNDDSEESGRKKRHITENMSKMGDPNDENNNILLEAEKKLSKSIRQKRQVEEEYIDEDTKYYYADRAIQQINENSDTNNLQKMITIHSFQSGTIMDVNMVRMYIETAYTFCLRNQDETELTQCEELPGMYHKLCLARIWPSPDDELVIQQIHVVCNDEKEFETVTGISARSFIDASIKELEASPKIKTKIVSLGEPNVIPSLDSREPTKVNFMLGFTNCSKDVDLKQYPNCDIDTTRPYKTCTSHIWLVPNSNKIKKLNVHCMFPNVMRKKRSVSMNPTNATSDEITIQNLVQESLEKLEMSSIHKYKQRVLQINSYSSKITSGRVTTIDFDVGYTSCLKFEWVDNITNCAFLEHLPRRHCISSIWERLWLDNGKQIDVNCQDDETPIEAHVEFENPEHAMQLAKQALKHIEAKYPNPLRQKVVRIFSMEKQAIAGVHYRMKIEVANTNCPALSMNDTCEVVSNMGLNKFCRVNVWIRPWTEHPPNYRVSCDFQDGATTELYRHIQAERLFYDFITTYRPDYINDHDEMLKRFEIFKDNVRRIHELNIREQGTARYAVTKFADLSYEEFAKKYLGLKLGLRDPNQIPFRKADIPDVKLPDKFDWRDHGAVTEVKNQGSCGSCWAFSVTGNIEGQWKIQTGELVSLSEQELVDCDKLDEGCNGGLPDNAYRAIEQLGGLETETDYPYEGVDDKCAYNKTLSKVHIRSALNISSNETEMAKWLVQNGPISIGINANAMQFYVGGVSHPWRMLCNPNNLDHGVLIVGYGAKDYPLFHKHLPYWVIKNSWGKEWGEQGYYRVYRGDGTCGVNLMASSAVV is encoded by the exons ATGGTCAAGTTAATTGCGttcttatttattcaatatctACTCACAACAGTTTGTTTCTCGGAATTAACTGTAGAAAAGGGAGATAAGGTGTTGAATGGATTTATAGATTTCTTAAATAACCTACCCAACCATCCTTATGTTTACAACGAGGGTACCCTACAAAATGCGCAACAA GAACCAAATAGTGATGTGATCCACATAGAGGTTGTGCTACAAGGTAGTGACGAGGAGCAACTGTACGGTAAAAAAACAGTAAAATGCTCTGCAGATGTCATTGATCTTCTGGAAGCTGGGATATCTGTTCAGAACCAGCCACAATGCCAAGAAGTGGAAGATGTGACTGTGCCCAATGTTCACAATGAACCAAATGTAGAAGAAGCTGATACAACTGCTCCTCCTCATGAACCAATACATCTTGATAACGAAGAACAGACTGAAGGG gTAACGTCAGGGGAACAGTTTATAGCAGTACCTCGTCGTTACTTAAATGCGTCGTGTGCTGGTTGTGCCGATCACGTTAATCCCGATGCGCCAGGAGTGAGGGAGCTTGCCTTGCTGGCTGTAAAACACCTCGATAAACATGAACCAGCTTTTAAACACACTCTCAGAGATATTGTTGATGTTGAAAGACAAGTTCAG GTCATAAATGGCATTAAATACACACTAACTTTAAACATAGACTTTAATAACTGTACATCACCTGAAGAATTATGTGATGAAATTGTTCCGTGCAAAATATCGATACTTGAAAAAACTTGGATAAAATACCCTGATGGATCAAAATACCGAGCTATCACATCAAATAATTGTACAGAACAGTGGCAATTTGGTGACGATGGTGAAGAAATAACtgataaagataataatgcAGTatcaaatgtaaataatgcAGATAGTGATGAATATATTCACGCCAAAACTAATTCAGCATTGGATGCTCAGccaagtaaaattaaaattatacctgATGaggtagttaaaaatatagaagAACAAATAATTCCTTATAAAGAAATTGAATCTTCTAAAACTTCCCTACAACATCATCCAAACTCATTTAATTCAGTTGATGTGAAATCTGATCATGTTAAGGACTTAGATGCAATACCTGACAATGGTAAGGTACAATTTGTAGAAACCCATGCTGAAAACCAGAAACCGATACAATTTCTAACTGATGAAAAGAAAAAAGCTGTTgatgatttaataaatttttttaattccgcTGGTTTTGATTTTAGTACAACAGACAACTCGCAGCGTGCAAAGAGAAGTTTCGACAATGATTTAAAGTTATTGACTGTAGTTGAAAAATTTCACaaactcaaaaaaaatataaacaacgcaaatttaatttattctttggCTCAAAATATGATTGattatttgaatgaaatagatttggaaataaaaaacagaGTTTTGCAAGACGTAATAAGTGCAGAGgaagaaaatgaaaattaccAACATTTCTTTTATATACAAGCCCGTGTTATTATACCGtgtgataaattatattgtgacGATCAAAGAAAAAGAGCTAAAATTTGCAATGGCGTCATTGAGAGTGTTGATGGGGGATCGCCAAATATTTTAACTACATTTTGTTACGATGACGTCAAGAAACCCTCTTCGATAGGGAGATCGATGGCAGTTCCTTTAGATGATCCATTGCTAAAGAAGATGATAAATCAGgcaataaagaaaattgaaagtaattcattaaattcaaACGCCATAAGTGTTAAACAGGTTCTCGATGCCACAACACGAAGAGGATCTGGTGCATTCACCAAAGTATTAGTAGAAATTGTATTCACGAATTGTAATAAAACTCTTTCTTTAAAGAAAAGGGAAAACTGTACTATCTTAAATTCTTTGGGTTCTAATATTTGCGAAATCATCGTGTTTGAAAGATATTCTCTGAAGGAAAAAGATATGACTACTACCTGTAGTCCAAGGAATACAGAAGAAACTTTTTCTAAATCGAAAGAAACACAAAATATCAACCAAATATATGAGGACCCTATTATCGCTGAAATGGTTCAACAAGCCCTAAAACAAATTGAACTGGattcaaatcaaaataataaacaaagagTACTACAAATAAACTCAGTTACTACTCAAGTTTTAGCCGGCCTtttaactgaaattaattttgtagtgGGTTATACAACCTGTAAAACTGATATAGAAAATGATATTGACGAGGCTTCATGCCCATTGAACAATGAAACTCCACGAAAATGCCAAGCAATCATTTGGGATAGACCTTGGTTGGAAGATGGGCGTCAGATTAATGTGACTTGTAACAGTGAAGATATACCTTTTAGTATTTCGAGACCAAAACGAAGTATCCAAAAAAACGGTCTACAGGGAGCGCAAAGAAAAAATGACCATAATGAtcccaaatatttaaatttagcaaaagaatctttaaataagtattttttaacatcAGGAGTGTCTGAACAGTAtgagcaaataaaaataaaaaaagtcacAACACAGGTTGTATCTGGTACATTGATAAGACTTGATTTCGAAGCAACTGGGCCAGGGAATGTCATCACATGTCATTCCAAAGTATGGGAACAACCTTGGTTGAAGAAAAAAGAGATTAACGTTACATGTAATACTGATAGTGAATTGTCGAGAGAAAAGAGAGGCATTCCTGGGGGAAAAACAGAACAAGACCCTAATGatccaatatttttaaatttggctCAAGAATCATTGAATAAGTACTTTGTTACATCAGGAGCGTCTCaacaatatgaaaaaatacaaataaagagAGTCACAACTCAAGTTGTAGCTGGTTCATTGACAAGAATTGATTTCGAAGCAACTGGGCAAGGGAATGTAATCACATGCCATTCAAAAGTATGGGATCGACCTTGGTTGAAGAAAAAGGAGATTAACGTTACATGCAATACTGATAACGAATTGTCGAGAGAGAAGAGAGGCATTCCTGGGGGAGAAACAGAACAAGACCCTAATGatccaatatttttaaatttggctCAAGAATCATTGAATAAGTACTTTGTTACATCAGGAGCGTCTCaacaatatgaaaaaatacaaataaagagAGTCACAACTCAAGTTGTAGCTGGTTCATTGACAAGAATTGATTTCGAAACAACTGGGCAAGGGAATGTAATCACATGCCATTCAAAAGTATGGGATCGACCTTGGTTGAAGAAAAAGGAGATTAACGTTACATGCAATACTGATAGCGAATTGTCGAGAGAGAAGAGAGGCATTCCTGGGGGAGAAACAGAACAAGACCCTAATGAtccaacatttttaaatttggctCAGGAATCATTGAATAAGTACTTTGTTACATCCGGAGCGACTCaacaatatgaaaaaatacaaataaagaaGGTTACAACTCAAGTCGTAGCTGGTTCATTGACAAGAATTGATTTCGAAGCAACTGGGCAAGGGAATGTAATCACATGCCATTCAAAAGTATGGGATCGACCTTGGTTGAAGAAAAATGAGATTGACGTTACATGTCATACTGATAGTGAATTTTCGAGACAGAAGAGAGACATCTTTGGAGGTGAAACAGAACAAGACCCTAATGATccacaatttttaaatttggctCAGGAAtcattaaataagtattttttatcatcAGGAGCGTCTCaacaatatgaaaaaatacaaataaagagAGTCACAACTCAAGTTGTAGCTGGTTCATTGACAAGAATTGATTTCGTTGCAACTGGGCATGGGAATGTCATCTCGTGTCATTCAGAAATATGGGAACAAACGTGGACGggaataaaagaaataactcAGGTTAAATGCCAaacttttaagaaaaaatctaGAACCAGGAGAACTTTAAGGGGTGGTAAGACTGAAGAAAATCCAAATGACCCTCGATTTGTAAATTTAGCCAAAGAGTCCTTACGAAAATATCAAATGTTAAAGAAAAGCAGATCAAAACACGAAGTTATATCagtgaaaaaagttaataaacaAGTTGCGTCaggaataatttataaaatagattacaTTGCTTTAAGAAAAACATGccctaacaaaaaaaatatgtgtcgAAAACCAGAAGGTGCGAAACTTTATTGCCATACTAAAATATGGGAACGGCCttggttaaataataaagaaatcgCTGTTGATTGTtatgaaaatgataaaaatgatGATAGCGAAGAAAGTGGTAGAAAAAAGCGACATATTACAGAAAACATGTCTAAAATGGGAGATCCGAACGatgagaataataatatattgttggaGGCAGAGAAAAAGCTCTCTAAAAGTATTCGACAGAAAAGACAAGTAGAAGAGGAATATATCGATGAAGATACTAAGTATTACTATGCAGACCGAGCTATACAACagataaatgaaaattcaGATACAAACAATCTACAGAAAATGATCACGATTCATTCATTTCAAAGTGGAACGATAATGGATGTAAATATGGTAAGAATGTATATAGAAACAGCTTATACATTTTGTTTGCGTAATCAAGATGAAACAGAATTGACTCAATGCGAAGAATTACCTGGAATGTACCATAAGTTATGTCTTGCTCGCATTTGGCCTTCTCCAGACGATGAGCTTGTTATTCAACAAATACATGTCGTATGTAATGATGAAAAAGAATTTGAGACTGTTACCGGTATATCTGCCAGATCATTCATTGACGCTTCAATCAAAGAGCTGGAAGCTTcacctaaaattaaaactaaaattgtcAGTCTAGGAGAACCTAATGTTATACCTAGTCTTGATTCTAGAGAGCCaacaaaagttaattttatgttaggATTTACTAATTGTTCGAAAGACGTTGATTTGAAACAATATCCTAATTGCGACATTGACACCACAAGGCCATATAAAACGTGTACATCTCACATATGGTTGGTACCAAATAGTAACAAAATTAAGAAACTGAATGTTCATTGCATGTTTCCCAATGTCATGAGGAAAAAACGATCTGTGTCAATGAACCCGACAAATGCAACATCAGATGAAATAACCATACAAAATTTAGTCCAGGAATCTTTGGAAAAACTTGAAATGAGTtcgatacataaatataaacagcgagtattacaaataaatagttattcCTCGAAGATAACAAGTGGTCGAGTTACAACAATCGATTTTGATGTTGGATATACGtcttgtttaaaatttgaatgggttgataatattacaaattgcGCCTTTCTTGAGCATTTGCCTCGAAGGCATTGTATTTCCTCTATATGGGAGCGATTATGGCTAGATAACGGTAAACAGATCGATGTCAACTGTCAAGATGATGAAACTCCTATTGAAGCTCACGTTGAATTTGAAAATCCAGAACATGCGATGCAACTAGCGAAGCAGGCTTTGAAACATATCGAAGCAAAGTACCCGAATCCTCTTCGTCAAAAGGTTGTTAGAATATTTTCAATGGAAAAGCAAGCAATTGCCGGTGTACACTATCGTATGAAAATTGAAGTTGCAAATACTAATTGCCCCGCATTGAGTATGAATGATACCTGCGAAGTAGTATCAAATATGGgtctaaataaattttgtagagTTAATGTTTGGATAAGACCCTGGACAGAACATCCTCCCAACTACCGTGTGTCCTGTGATTTTCAGGACGGAGCGACAACGGAGTTGTATCGACACATACAAGCAGAACGCCTTTTCTATGATTTCATAACTACGTATAGACCGGATTACATCAACGATCACGACGAAATGCTGAAgcgatttgaaatttttaaagataatgTGAGGAGAATTCACGAATTAAATATCCGCGAACAAGGGACAGCTAGATATGCTGTGACTAAATTCGCAGACCTATCATATGAAGaatttgccaaaaaatatTTGGGCTTAAAACTTGGTCTCAGAGATCCAAACCAGATACCTTTTAGAAAGGCAGATATTCCTGATGTTAAACTCCCTGACAAATTCGACTGGAGGGATCATGGCGCTGTAACGGAAGTGAAAAATCAAGGATCTTGCGGAAGCTGTTGGGCTTTTAGCGTGacag gtAACATCGAGGGTCAATGGAAGATTCAAACGGGCGAGCTTGTGTCGCTGTCGGAGCAAGAATTAGTGGACTGTGACAAACTGGACGAGGGCTGTAATGGAGGCCTACCTGATAATGCGTATAG